GAATTATACTGTTAGTAACAAAAGAATTTTCGGCGTCTTacgaacaattaaaaaaaccagAAGTACTTGAGATATAAAAATCGCCTctccttttaataataaaataggaagGTATGGAGAGTTACGCGAAAACGATAACGCTCGAAAATGTTCACTGCACAAGCAGAAACATCTGAACTCCGTATAAGATGTTTTCacatcaaaaacaaaaagtCGTCAACCGGAGATCGCatcggtatatattataaaattgacaaacaaattaaactaaaaaaaaataatacctccATGGAAAATTCGCTCAGCACGAATTATTATCTCGACCGACCTCCAAGGTTGACGCCCAGTCCGACGTCCGAACAAATCGTGCTTATAGATCTTTATTATTTctcaattgttattataactacTTATGAGAACTTTATATTAACTTTCAAGCTTTTCACACATACAATCAGTGGCATAATTACAGAGGGATTTGGGTGTCGTATCCCCCTCatgacataattttttaaaccgGTGAAccatatttatgtacttatttatttacataaatataaataggtactataattgtccttatatactatattttatagaaggtGAGACTGAGAAGGGACAAATAAAAACCCAACGGTGTGacagtgtaaataataattaataaataacagagaaataaaatgaaatggTCCACACCGATACGCAACGGAACGAAACGTTCCGCGTAACTTTTTGTTCTGAAACTGTTTGATTATGTTGACGTGGATgttgtttatcaatattttcctcaattatcatattgaaaaataaaaacacattggTTTAGTTTTTCGTATCTTTCGTACTTTCGTGTAATTTCTTTAAAAGgtatgtatttattgatttattacattatattatatgaataagacAAAAATGCCTATTCTGAGCAATAATTACTCATATAAAACTTTGcgtttagatatttttattaaatatttaacttgaagTGTATACGTGCAATTCGTGACGGGGCACAATGAGACACATTTTTCTTGTCTTACGCCGTGTCTAAAGTAAATCCGGCAAGTGCGTGCGATTTATATTCTGACAGTGCTGTTCCAATTGCGTCCAACGCGGCGAAATacaaactgttttgtttttcgaCGCATCGGACGCGGCGTTATACTCTTTAAGAGCCGTTCATAATGGCTAGTTAAGTATCGGTCAAGACTATACTGCAGAAATCCATAAGTAATACTAAAGAAATTTGTcggttaatattataagacattgTAAGAACAGCCCTTAATGTGTCACATCTAATGTGTTAACACGTTGAATGCGTATTGACGCAATTTGGCGTCATGAGAATCATTCAGCAATGTTTTTGACGCCATCTGGCttctaatatacatttaaaataaatggtttaataTTCCCTACGCGTAGctgaatgttattttattattatttagcgtgGATTAAACGCATgcttttaaatatgtatacatacgtCGTTATGAgcagtttctttatttttttttaaaatttattttgtctttACTTTTATCATACGCGCTGGGTGAAAACTGTAAAAATGCATACGCAGTCAAcgtgttaaattgtattaaaataaggaatagttattaatacatagataattaatattcttttaGGGCTAAGaaccgattttaattttgtgtttgcttttttaaaattatttttttctgatttcaattaaaaaaaaaagtattgattttattattttttcatagagGATTGTTAACGATTTTTATcgttacatataattaatttttaaatgttcttttttttgtttaaaggcATTCATACCTCGACTTAATATAATTCACAATGCAAAATACTAATGATATACCAGAATCCAGAAGATGTGAACCAgccaaattttataaaaaatcaactTTCGTTGATATGTATGAAGGATTGCAATCCTTACGAAAGTAAGTGGTGGGTGATTTCAACTTccagataaatattaataaaacatttttgtcttTAGTAGTGAGATTTTTTGTGATATTAAACTTGAAACGGACgatcacaaaataataactgCACATAAAGTGGTTTTATCAGCAGCTAGTCCGTATTTCCATGCTATGTTCACAAATTTTGCAAAAAGGAATCATGATCTTGTGGTAATAAGAAAGATAGATTATAACAGTTTACTACTCTTAGTAAACTTTATTTACACGGGGCAAATCGTGGTCACCGAAGAAAACGTCCAGGTAATAATAGATAAAGTTTGGTTTAATTAtagaaaactaaattattttaattgtatattgtttatttctcAAGGACTTGTTACCAGCGGCAAATCTCTTGCAATTACAAGAAGTTAAAGAGGCATGTTGTGATTTTTTACAGTCACAACTCTGCCCTACAAATTGTATTGGTATTAACGCTATGGCTGATTTACATAGCTGTACGAAATTGATAAGAAGTTCAGAATTATATATTCTTCAACACTTTCCGtacgaaatataatttattattaagtttctATAAGgacgttttatttattattgtattattttgattcttAGAGATGTTTTTGGTGGTGACGAATTCCTATCCTTATCATCCGAACAAGTAATTAAGTTGATCTCCAGTGACAAACTTACAGTTCCATCTGAAGAAAAAGTAGGCaaactaaaattgattattgttatattatattattggggAAGGAAAAATGCAGTAACCttctaatatgtaatattatgtagtctaattaatttattagtatatttattgttttaggtATTTGAAAGTGTTATCAGTTGGGTAAAATATGAATTGGATTCAAGACAATGTATTTTACCCCAATTAATGGAACATGTACGTTTAGCATTAACATCGAAAaactacttattaaaaatagtagccAAGGATCCTCTTATAAAGAAATGTCTTAAATGTAGGTTTTTTCTTTAAGTTTGCTTTAATtgtgaattaatttatattttagatatatatttatgtataatttttaaggtaAACATTACGTATCGGAGGCATTAAAAACACTCAAAGCAGAAGAGCTTATTCCTCAAAGCATCCGGATTAAACCCAGACATCAAAATAAAGTAtgattgtgtataatttatttatctttccaatatatttaataatttaattataacaggTTATATTAGTTGTTGGTGGAATTGAGTCGGGATTAAGTAATAGTTTAGAATATTTTGATCCAATCACGGACCAATGGCATTTTGGACCAGAATTGATTACAAACCATAGAAGACATAATCTAGTCgtaattaaagataattttatatttgatgtgGGTGGTTATAAAAATGGTTTATCACCTTATCGGTGTGTTCATGTTCTTGATTTATCTTCCAAACCACTTTGTTGGCTACCAAGTGACGATATGTTAGTTGAACGACAATTTTTAGGAGTTGGtgcaataaatgataatatctaTGCCGTAAGTAatgttgaattataatttattagtttgatTGTTATTTCTGTAAAAAACACGtaccaataaattatgaatttaatttaaggtAGGCGGATTAAATGATAGAGATGGAGATTTAAAAAGTGCCGAAGTTTTTGACTTCAATACTCAAGAATGGCGTATGATATCCAGTATGAATACTATGAGATCTTTATTTGCGGTTGGAGTCTTGAATGATCTTTTATATGTGGTAaacttttttatgattttaattttgtattatatttataataataataattggaacgagaataataaaattcttgTGAAAgaattgtgtaatatatttacaaaataaaatatttcgatagattcaaaatttaaattgataataagctaataaaaatatttgtatatatacctcttcaatacaattatttaataatttcataggAAACTGATTCATTTTCATTGAACGtcaaacctacctacataatggaagtaaaaaaactcaaataGATTTTTGTTACAGATTTTTactaaatgtaatacaaaaagtattattattctctTGCTTAATATGAccttatttattagtttttaatactgttcatacaatatacacaaaaaaaattaaactttattaaatgtttatttttaacattgaatatagcttaattaagtttttaaactaCCTAACTTTAATTAGTTTTCGTTCTGAATGATCTTTTATATTTGCGGtaaactaatgttttttttatgattttaattttgtattatatttattaaatatataatatttttaatttcttaacatTTTCGTACCTgtgtaatattgaaattaataatttataatagatacatttttgtaattcaaaataaaaatgcaataatattttattcaggaACTTTTTTTAAGCGTGAGGTATTTTTATTccacaattatttgtattaattaaattttgtaggTAGGAGGTTTTGATCAATCATTACAGGCTTTAAACACTGTTGAGTGTTATAATCCCAGTATTGATAAGTGGACACCAGTCGCAAACATGTGTGAACGTCGCAGTTGTGCCGGTGTAGGAGTTTTAAATGGTGAACTGTATGTTGTAAGCGGTCGTAATGGATCAAACCTTTTAAGTAGTGTTGAAAAATACAGACCAAGTACAGGAGTTTGGACAACTATTGCAGACATACTTTTGCCTCGAAAATATGCAGGTAACTTTTTGTTGAATAAATGTAAACTAttttatgaaacttttttttatatattttgaataaaatttaatttttcattatagaTGTAGTCGCATTAGATGGTTTATTGTATGTCATCGGTGGAATGAACAATACTTCTGTTTTGAATTCTGTAGAATATTACAACCCAAACACCAATACCTGGGCCATGGTCACATCGAAAATGAATATGATGCACTTTTCACCTGGAGTAGTAGCCATTAATAGGCCAAAACATTTTACAACTTGTtagcattaattttttttggcacaatatataaatgttttactattttGCATTATAGTATCTTACATTATGTATAGCGCATAcaatacatgtatttttttttaatttttcaacttttatgtTCAATTTCTATAGCTAAGGTTGGACATTTAAATTAAggtttctcataaatagttaataatgcaaccgaaaaaactttaaaatatatacccaaACCAAATttcttcatagatatttttactTCAAATTTGAATCAAATTAGAGAGATATTTAAATGGagattaacaatttttgttatcttgttttaatttaaaaataatattggttgaCACTTGGAATtattcaagtatattataatttatacacacaatgacatgtCTTTGGCAATAATTATTCCAACTATCAGTATtaccaatagtaaaataaattactttcatAGAAATAATACCACAGATTATGTCTGATTATGTTGTAGGTAGTAATACGCTACATTGTGACTGCCGTAATATGAGCACAACTGTTTTTCCCATTCTATACAGGaaaaatttaaacaacattatattctcataataataatactcgtagTAACTTAAActggtatattgtattattaagaataaaaataaatttgtaatacattattaaaaatcggGTTAGTGGGTaaagctctgctgtacattaggtgaaGAATTTGctgtaaattataatggatGTGTACGTTTTAatgcattgtataatatacaaaaaccaATTCTAAGTGAAGTTGGTCTgtccatatataataataccagatatacctatatacctatatacacgtTGATGGACAGTCTTGTGGCCGCCGTCGAAAAAAAACCATCCTTAAAACGATACTTTTcattactgctatagcagtaatatttttagtactgctatagcagtactgACCTCCGACATCACATtttcaattcaaaaattactgctatagcagtattacatttaaatgttaattttttaattataatatatgttgaaaactttaatttattataggaaattcttaaaaatataggaatttataattatttattaaataaaatataaaaccaaatgCAATGCAAATCTTTATTACTATCGAAAAAGTACATCTATACAATACCTagatcattatttaaaaaaattacgttttaaatttaattactttttaattattatttattttaataatattcatcctTCTGGTTGAGCAGCATGGAAATCTTTGAAGCATAGTGTACACAAAGGTACTTTACATTTCTGACATTGAATGGAAGtttgttttcttgttttttgcTTATAACACTGcatacagtttttaaattttttttgtcgtttAAAATTTGGTGGTAAAGGAATGGGTTCTTCGAAATGATCGTCTCTCAAATGATCTTCACGTTGGTTTGAttttcttgaatatttttttaattgaaaaagttCAGTTGCTGTTTTATTCTttggaattttaattaaatctttTATAAGTAAGTCTGTATATATCGATAAATGTTatcgaaatataaattataacttatcagCTGAagaataaaaatggaaaatacgtgtatattataaatacgtgtATAAATAAGCTAAAAATAGAGTGCCCGATGGCCCGATGAGATGTCCGGGGTCAGTAAAACTTCCTCTCTCATAAGAGACCATTGAAAATATcactgctatagcagtaatgACACTTTTTGGACGGTTTTTGtattactgctatagcagtaatatttaaaaacgaccCCTGacatcaacatttaatattactgctatagcagtaataTCGGCAACTGTCCACCAACgtgttaatgatattattgtaattaaaatatttattttactattcgGCATTAGTAAAACCATAGCTTAAATtcattttcttaattaattaaatacagtatacacattaatacattattattatatgaacttttgaaattattattatttttaattacaaataatccTTTCATAAAATGATGAGTTAAAGCTATTGAAACAATGTAGAGGTTCTAAATGTTGAGCTGTAATAACTAAATgttgaaaacttaataaaaaaactagaaaaaaactTGAGGTTCCAcggataaaaaaagtttatgaaACGCTGATTTACAGGTAACACACAAAATCGTTCCAAAGAgcttttgtataataatattacgtttaatcagcttttcaaattattatgatatattcaACCAACAACAATTTCCTTCCCATTTTATACAGACTCAGGATTGGCTAGTTCTAGAAtacctagccacctaggtaTGATTAAAAGTGTTTCTATAGTAAgtctatatacatacattatatacgctataatataatatataatatgtatttgttaaggggatgtcagcgcactatttgttttctctctctggcccacatgcaacatagacaaaacgcatttgcgctaaatcgtttttctatgtttttaagtaatcttagagtaaaatcacccattacaaaaaagatagagaataacatttttgagggaatgacatatcgatttctctaaatattgtttcaaaacaatttaaatatcatttaaatttacaacatttttttgtttattttgaaattcgaATACatagtcaaataacaataaagtatcaaattgatatgtcattacctctaaaatattattctctatctttatTGTAATGGTTGATTTTAccctaagattacttaaaaacaaaaaaaaacaaaaatgcgaaaatgcgttttgtctatgttacgcgtgggtcaaagagagaaaacaaatagtgcgctgacatcctcttaatgttaataataataaaaaaagtaatatggTTTCATTATAAAACAGttgatcaaatatttaaaaaataatagattagtA
This genomic window from Metopolophium dirhodum isolate CAU chromosome 1, ASM1992520v1, whole genome shotgun sequence contains:
- the LOC132936658 gene encoding kelch-like protein 2 — encoded protein: MQNTNDIPESRRCEPAKFYKKSTFVDMYEGLQSLRNSEIFCDIKLETDDHKIITAHKVVLSAASPYFHAMFTNFAKRNHDLVVIRKIDYNSLLLLVNFIYTGQIVVTEENVQDLLPAANLLQLQEVKEACCDFLQSQLCPTNCIGINAMADLHSCTKLIRSSELYILQHFPDVFGGDEFLSLSSEQVIKLISSDKLTVPSEEKVFESVISWVKYELDSRQCILPQLMEHVRLALTSKNYLLKIVAKDPLIKKCLKCKHYVSEALKTLKAEELIPQSIRIKPRHQNKVILVVGGIESGLSNSLEYFDPITDQWHFGPELITNHRRHNLVVIKDNFIFDVGGYKNGLSPYRCVHVLDLSSKPLCWLPSDDMLVERQFLGVGAINDNIYAVGGLNDRDGDLKSAEVFDFNTQEWRMISSMNTMRSLFAVGVLNDLLYVVGGFDQSLQALNTVECYNPSIDKWTPVANMCERRSCAGVGVLNGELYVVSGRNGSNLLSSVEKYRPSTGVWTTIADILLPRKYADVVALDGLLYVIGGMNNTSVLNSVEYYNPNTNTWAMVTSKMNMMHFSPGVVAINRPKHFTTC